The following are from one region of the Mauremys reevesii isolate NIE-2019 linkage group 2, ASM1616193v1, whole genome shotgun sequence genome:
- the CCNE2 gene encoding G1/S-specific cyclin-E2 isoform X1 — MWLGKGFYTPRKMSRRSSRLQAKQQLLPPLPSPCQEESPQELQAPEPLQTKKRRATEDIKKGEDEKVIKRHQYEIKSCWPPTISGGISPCIIIETPHKEMAATDFSRFKKYRFRNLFINPSPLPELSWGNSKDVWLNILKKENKYAHCKHFTSLHSNLQPHMRSILLDWLLEVCEVYMLHRETFYLAQDFFDRFMLTQKNINKNMLQLIGITSLFIASKLEEIYAPKLQEFAYVTDGACSEDDIIRMELIVLKALKWELCPVTIISWLNLYLQVDALKDVPKVLLPQYSQEKFIQIAQLLDLCILDVSSLDFQYRTLAAAALWHYTSAEVVKKASGLDWNSISECVAWMDPFVRVARKAPVKLKSFKKVAVEDKHNIQTHTNYLDMLDEVNCGVALTAPGQLSPGCIGGIITPPKSTEKK; from the exons ATGTGGTTGGG GAAGGGATTCTACACCCCAAGAAAGATGTCAAGACGCAG TAGTCGTTTGCAAgccaagcagcagctgctgccgccACTCCCATCCCCCTGTCAGGAAGAGTCTCCACAAGAGCTGCAGGCACCAGAGCCTCTCCAGACCAAGAAAAGGAGAGCAACAGAG GATATCAAGAAAGGAGAAGATGAAAAAGTCATTAAAAGACATCAGTATGAGATTAAG AGTTGTTGGCCACCCACAATATCAGGAGGCATCTCCCCCTGCATAATTATTGAAACACCACACAAGGAAATGGCAGCTACTGACTTTTCCAGATTCAAGAAATACAGGTTCAGAAACCTCTTCATAAATCCATCACCTTTGCCTGAACTTAG CTGGGGAAATTCCAAAGATGTCTGGCTCAATATTCTGAAGAAGGAGAACAAATACGCTCACTGCAAACATTTTACATCGCTACATTCTAACTTGCAACCACACATGAGATCAATACTCCTGGACTGGCTCTTGGAG GTATGTGAAGTATATATGCTTCACAGAGAAACCTTCTACCTAGCTCAAGATTTTTTTGATAGATTCATGTTGACACAAAAGAATATCAATAAAAATATGCTTCAGCTAATAGGTATTACCTCATTATTCATTGCCTCCAAACTTGAG gagaTATATGCTCCTAAACTACAAGAGTTTGCCTATGTCACAGATGGTGCTTGTAGCGAAGATGATATTATAAGAATGGAGCTCATTGTATTAAAG GCTTTAAAATGGGAACTATGTCCAGTGACAATCATCTCCTGGCTCAATCTTTATCTCCAAGTGGATGCTTTGAAAGATGTTCCAAAAGTGCTGCTACCTCAGTATTCTCAGGAAAAATTCATTCAAATAGCACAG CTTTTAGACCTATGTATTCTAGATGTCAGTTCTCTGGACTTCCAGTATaggacactggctgctgctgcactctGGCACTATACCTCAGCTGAGGTAGTTAAAAAAGCTTCAG GTTTAGACTGGAACAGCATTTCAGAATGTGTAGCGTGGATGGATCCTTTTGTTAGGGTGGCAAGAAAAGCCCCTGTGAAATTGAAGAGTTTTAAGAAGGTTGCAGTGGAAGACAAACATAATATCCAAACCCATACAAACTACTTGGACATGCTG GATGAAGTGAATTGTGGAGTAGCTCTAACAGCACCAGGACAGTTATCTCCAGGGTGTATAGGAGGAATAATAACACCCCCCAAAAGCACAGAGAAAAAGTGA
- the CCNE2 gene encoding G1/S-specific cyclin-E2 isoform X2, which produces MSRRSSRLQAKQQLLPPLPSPCQEESPQELQAPEPLQTKKRRATEDIKKGEDEKVIKRHQYEIKSCWPPTISGGISPCIIIETPHKEMAATDFSRFKKYRFRNLFINPSPLPELSWGNSKDVWLNILKKENKYAHCKHFTSLHSNLQPHMRSILLDWLLEVCEVYMLHRETFYLAQDFFDRFMLTQKNINKNMLQLIGITSLFIASKLEEIYAPKLQEFAYVTDGACSEDDIIRMELIVLKALKWELCPVTIISWLNLYLQVDALKDVPKVLLPQYSQEKFIQIAQLLDLCILDVSSLDFQYRTLAAAALWHYTSAEVVKKASGLDWNSISECVAWMDPFVRVARKAPVKLKSFKKVAVEDKHNIQTHTNYLDMLDEVNCGVALTAPGQLSPGCIGGIITPPKSTEKK; this is translated from the exons ATGTCAAGACGCAG TAGTCGTTTGCAAgccaagcagcagctgctgccgccACTCCCATCCCCCTGTCAGGAAGAGTCTCCACAAGAGCTGCAGGCACCAGAGCCTCTCCAGACCAAGAAAAGGAGAGCAACAGAG GATATCAAGAAAGGAGAAGATGAAAAAGTCATTAAAAGACATCAGTATGAGATTAAG AGTTGTTGGCCACCCACAATATCAGGAGGCATCTCCCCCTGCATAATTATTGAAACACCACACAAGGAAATGGCAGCTACTGACTTTTCCAGATTCAAGAAATACAGGTTCAGAAACCTCTTCATAAATCCATCACCTTTGCCTGAACTTAG CTGGGGAAATTCCAAAGATGTCTGGCTCAATATTCTGAAGAAGGAGAACAAATACGCTCACTGCAAACATTTTACATCGCTACATTCTAACTTGCAACCACACATGAGATCAATACTCCTGGACTGGCTCTTGGAG GTATGTGAAGTATATATGCTTCACAGAGAAACCTTCTACCTAGCTCAAGATTTTTTTGATAGATTCATGTTGACACAAAAGAATATCAATAAAAATATGCTTCAGCTAATAGGTATTACCTCATTATTCATTGCCTCCAAACTTGAG gagaTATATGCTCCTAAACTACAAGAGTTTGCCTATGTCACAGATGGTGCTTGTAGCGAAGATGATATTATAAGAATGGAGCTCATTGTATTAAAG GCTTTAAAATGGGAACTATGTCCAGTGACAATCATCTCCTGGCTCAATCTTTATCTCCAAGTGGATGCTTTGAAAGATGTTCCAAAAGTGCTGCTACCTCAGTATTCTCAGGAAAAATTCATTCAAATAGCACAG CTTTTAGACCTATGTATTCTAGATGTCAGTTCTCTGGACTTCCAGTATaggacactggctgctgctgcactctGGCACTATACCTCAGCTGAGGTAGTTAAAAAAGCTTCAG GTTTAGACTGGAACAGCATTTCAGAATGTGTAGCGTGGATGGATCCTTTTGTTAGGGTGGCAAGAAAAGCCCCTGTGAAATTGAAGAGTTTTAAGAAGGTTGCAGTGGAAGACAAACATAATATCCAAACCCATACAAACTACTTGGACATGCTG GATGAAGTGAATTGTGGAGTAGCTCTAACAGCACCAGGACAGTTATCTCCAGGGTGTATAGGAGGAATAATAACACCCCCCAAAAGCACAGAGAAAAAGTGA